From the Tripterygium wilfordii isolate XIE 37 chromosome 6, ASM1340144v1, whole genome shotgun sequence genome, one window contains:
- the LOC119999739 gene encoding biotin carboxyl carrier protein of acetyl-CoA carboxylase 1, chloroplastic-like: MASSSFSTAAAATASGVTNSTPSLPHLLCNTRNNNVHSFFLSRVSFRVSPKPKLRFFTKPSWKRPTVAKAQLNEVAMGGPSNDAATPQSKSDTPAVGAKDSMPSDESSAPVLATDEAISEFFSQVASLVKLVDSRDIVELQLKQLDCEVLIRKKEALRQPPAAAPVATMHSFPPSMAMPAAPPPAVPALPVPVPSAPEASPTPPAAKPSKSSTPPLKCPMAGTFYRSPAPGEPPFVKVGDKVQKGQVVCIIEAMKLMNEIEADRSGTITEILAEDGKPISVDLPLFVIEP; the protein is encoded by the exons ATGGCTTCTTCCTCATTCTCCACGGCTGCAGCTGCTACGGCGTCCGGTGTGACCAATAGCACCCCTAGTTTGCCTCATTTATTATGTAACACCAGGAACAACAACGTtcactctttctttctctcaagAGTCTCCTTCCGGGTCTCTCCCAAACCCAAGCTCAGATTTTTCACCAAG CCTAGTTGGAAGCGTCCTACAGTGGCGAAGGCCCAATTGAATGAG GTTGCTATGGGTGGGCCATCAAATGATGCGGCTACCCCTCAATCTAAATCGGACACACCAGCAGTTGGAGCAAAGGATTCTATGCCATCAGATGAGTCTTCTGCTCCAGTCTTGGCTACAGACGAAGCAATCTCTGAGTTTTTTTCTCAAGTTGCTAGTCTCGTAAA GCTAGTTGATTCGAGAGATATTGTGGAGTTGCAGTTGAAACAACTTGATTGTGAAGTACTAATTCGAAAAAAGGAGGCCTTGCGTCAACCACCAGCAGCGGCTCCAGTTGCTACGATGCATTCATTTCCTCCATCAATGGCAATGCCAGCAGCCCCTCCTCCAGCTGTCCCTGCGCTTCCTGTCCCAGTACCCTCTGCCCCAGAAGCATCACCTACTCCACCAGCAGCCAAACCATCAAAGTCATCAACACCACCACTCAAATGCCCTATGGCAGGCACATTCTATAGAAGTCCAGCACCTGGTGAACCACCATTTGTGAAG GTTGGAGATAAAGTACAGAAGGGACAGGTTGTATGCATCATTGAGGCCATGAAATTGATGAATGAAATAGAA gcTGATCGATCTGGAACCATAACTGAGATCCTTGCCGAAGATGGGAAGCCAATCAGTGTTGACTTG CCTCTTTTTGTGATCGAACCCTAG
- the LOC119999992 gene encoding thioredoxin F-type, chloroplastic-like, producing MSSLQFSFSPSSIRRQPSAAKHSIVPSSAAAGVSRGCSSSWTSNDVVCLSNVGQKRRRGSGSFRVRSSLDTVGPTATVGQVTEVNKDTFWPIVKSAGEKTVVLDMYTQWCGPCKVIAPRFQELSKTYLDVVFLKLDCNQDNKPLAKELGIRVVPTFKILKDSKIVKEVTGAKFDDLVHAIDSVRSS from the exons ATGTCTTCGCTTCAATTCTCATTCTCTCCTTCCTCGATTCGCCGCCAGCCGTCCGCTGCGAAGCACTCGATCGTGCCTTCCTCCGCTGCTGCCGGTGTATCGAGAGGGTGCTCCTCCTCCTGGACGAGTAACGACGTCGTCTGTCTCAGTAATGTCGGTCAGAAGAGGCGGAGGGGAAGTGGATCGTTCAGGGTGAGATCGAGCTTGGACACTGTGGGCCCTACAGCAACTGTGGGCCAGGTCACCGAGGTCAACAAGGACACCTTCTGGCCCATCGTCAAGTCGGCCGGTGAAAAGACTGTCGTCTTAGACATGTACACTCAATG GTGTGGGCCTTGCAAGGTCATCGCGCCAAGATTCCAAGAGCTATCCAAGACGTACCTTGATGTTGTCTTCTTAAAGCTTGATTGCAACCAAGATAACAAG CCTCTGGCGAAGGAGCTCGGTATAAGGGTGGTTCCTACCTTCAAAATTCTGAAGGACAGCAAGATTGTAAAAGAAGTCACAGGAGCCAAATTCGATGATTTAGTTCATGCCATTGATAGTGTCAGATCCAGTTGA
- the LOC119999995 gene encoding aspartic proteinase 39-like, protein MYLVRVWALVSAFVVVGQLDVGASNVVFKVQNKFAGRERSLSALKAHDCRRHGRLLSAADLQLGGSGHPAEAGLYFAKIGIGTPPSDYYVQVDTGSDILWVNCAGCNNCPKKSDLGVKLTLYDPKGSSTGDSVTCDQDFCTSMYDGQLPGCKPDLLCQYNVVYGDGSQTTGYFVKDYIQFDRVTGNFGTAPANGTVIFGCGAKQSGQLGSSGEALDGILGFGQANSSMLSQLASAGKVKKSFAHCLDSVQGGGIFAIGEVVSPKVNTTPIVPNQAHYNVVMKALEVGGDILDLPTDVFDSGDGKGTIIDSGTTLAYLPEVVYEALMTQIIAHQPGLKLHTVDDQFSCFKYNGNVDEGFPVVVFHFDGSLTLTVYPHDYLFQIREDVWCIGWQNSGAQSKDGQDMTLLGDLVLSNRLVIYDLENQTIGWKEYNCSSSIKVRDENTGAVYSVGAHDLSSASSLISGSILTVLLLLTVWLQSLT, encoded by the exons ATGTATTTGGTGAGGGTATGGGCGTTGGTGTCAGCGTTTGTGGTGGTGGGTCAATTGGACGTTGGCGCAAGCAACGTTGTGTTTAAGGTGCAAAACAAGTTCGCCGGCCGAGAGAGGAGCCTGAGTGCATTGAAAGCCCATGATTGCCGCCGTCACGGCAGACTTCTTTCTGCTGCCGACCTCCAATTGGGTGGCAGTGGCCATCCCGCCGAAGCCGG GCTCTACTTTGCGAAAATTGGGATTGGCACGCCACCAAGTGACTATTATGTTCAAGTTGATACCGGAAGTGACATTTTATGGGTGAATTGTGCTGGTTGCAACAACTGCCCCAAAAAAAGTGATCTTGGC GTAAAACTGACATTGTATGATCCAAAgggctcctctactggagactCGGTTACTTGTGATCAAGATTTTTGCACTTCGATGTATGATGGTCAACTTCCTGGTTGCAAGCCCGATTTGCTCTGCCAATATAATGTGGTTTATGGAGATGGGAGCCAGACTACTGGATACTTTGTGAAAGATTACATACAGTTTGATCGAGTGACTGGAAATTTTGGAACTGCACCAGCAAATGGAACTGTTATATTTGG GTGTGGAGCCAAACAATCTGGACAGCTTGGTTCATCTGGTGAAGCACTTGATGGAATACTTGGATTTGGACAGGCAAATTCATCTATGCTTTCCCAGCTTGCTTCAGCTGGAAAGGTGAAGAAGAGTTTTGCACACTGCTTGGATAGTGTTCAAGGAGGTGGAATCTTTGCAATTGGGGAGGTTGTGTCACCAAAAGTGAATACAACACCTATAGTACCAAATCA GGCACATTACAATGTTGTTATGAAGGCACTTGAGGTGGGTGGTGACATTCTAGACCTTCCAACAGATGTATTTGACAGCGGGGATGGGAAAGGAACAATTATCGATAGTGGTACAACTCTGGCATATCTTCCAGAGGTGGTTTACGAGGCACTTATGACCCAG ATCATCGCTCACCAACCTGGGCTGAAACTCCATACGGTAGATGACCAGTTTTCTTGTTTCAAGTACAATGGAAA TGTTGATGAAGGATTCCCAGTTGTTGTGTTTCATTTTGACGGTTCCCTCACTTTGACAGTGTATCCTCATGATTACTTGTTCCAAATTCGT GAAGATGTGTGGTGTATTGGTTGGCAGAACAGTGGGGCGCAATCGAAGGATGGCCAGGACATGACTCTTTTGGGAG ATCTGGTGCTTTCAAATAGACTAGTTATATATGATCTTGAAAATCAGACCATTGGATGGAAGGAATACAACT GCTCTTCGAGTATCAAAGTGAGGGATGAGAATACGGGAGCAGTGTATTCTGTAGGCGCTCACGATCTTTCTTCAGCTTCTAGCCTGATCAGTGGAAGTATACTAACAGTTTTGTTACTACTAACTGTTTGGCTTCAGAGTTTGACGTAA
- the LOC119999991 gene encoding glutamine--fructose-6-phosphate aminotransferase [isomerizing] 2-like, with the protein MCGIFAYLNYGVDRERSYILQVLFNGLRRLEYRGYDSAGISIDDSVSDRKTPQSSSTCAPLLVFRQEGNIESLVKSVYQEVATINLNLEESFSVHAGIAHTRWATHGEPAQRNSHPQTSGPGNEFLVVHNGVITNYEVLKETLVRHGFTFESETDTEVIAKLAKFVFDKANEEGDQTVTFSQVVLEVMRHLEGAYALIFKSRHYPSELIACKRGSPLLLGVKELNEDGSNRSAFHDAKLVSKNGNPKELFLASDANALVEHTKKVLVIEDGEVVHLKDGGLSILKFENDKGRRDGALSRPASVQRALSLLEMEVEQINKGHYAHYMQKEIHEQPESLITTMRGRLLRGGSSKAKSVLLGGLKDHLKTIRRSRRIVFIGCGTSYNAALAARPILEELSGIPVTMEIASDLLDRQGPIYREDTTVFVSQSGETADTLLALEYALENGALCVGITNTVGSAIARNTHCGVHINAGAEIGVASTKAYTSQIVVMAMLALAIGSDTISSQARREAIIDGLFDLPNKVREVLKLDMEMKDLAKSLIDEQSLLVFGRGYNYATALEGALKVKEVALMHSEGMLAGEMKHGPLALVDENLPIFVVATRDACFSKQQSVIQQLHARKGRLIVMCSKGDAAAVCPGVSCRAIEVPQLEDCLQPVVNIIPLQLLAYHLTVLRGYNVDQPRNLAKSVTTQ; encoded by the exons ATGTGTGGGATTTTTGCGTATTTGAACTATGGAGTCGATAGAGAGAGGAGCTACATCCTTCAAGTTCTCTTCAATGGACTCCGTCGGCTTGAATACCGTGGTTATGATTCCGCCGGAATTTCTATTGATGATTCCGTAAGCGATCGCAAAACCCCTCAATCCTCTTCGACATGTGCTCCTCTTCTTGTTTTTCGACAGGAAGGAAACATCGAGTCTCTAGTCAAATCTGTTTACCAAG AGGTTGCTacaataaatttaaatttgGAAGAATCTTTCTCTGTCCATGCTGGAATTGCGCACACCAGGTGGGCTACTCATGGAGAGCCAGCTCAAAGGAATAGTCATCCCCAGACATCAGGACCTGGAAATGAATTTTTGGTTGTTCACAATGGGGTTATTACTAATTATGAG GTTTTAAAGGAAACACTAGTTCGACATGGGTTCACCTTTGAATCAGAGACAGACACTGAAGTAATAGCAAAGCTTGCaaaatttgtttttgataaagCAAATGAAGAAG GCGACCAGACTGTCACATTTAGTCAAGTTGTTCTTGAAGTTATGAGACATCTCGAAGGAGCCTAtgctcttattttcaaaagccgGCACTATCCAAGTGAGTTGATAGCATGCAAGCGTGGTAGTCCGTTGCTCTTAGGTGTCAAA GAATTAAATGAAGATGGGAGTAACAGATCGGCATTTCATGATGCAAAATTAGTCTCGAAAAATGGGAATCCCAAAGAACTTTTTCTTGCCAGCGATGCCAATGCTCTTGTTGAACACACCAAAAAAGTTTTGGTTATTGAGGATGGCGAAGTAGTTCATCTTaag GATGGAGGGTTGTCAATCTTAAAATTTGAGAATGACAAGGGAAGACGTGACGGTGCCCTTTCTAGACCTGCATCTGTGCAACGCGCATTATCACTTCTTGAGATGGAGGTTGAACAGATAAATAAAGGGCATTATGCGCATTACATGCAGAAAGAAATTCATGAGCAGCCAGAATCTTTGATAACCACCATGAGGGGAAGGCTTTTGCGTGGAGGTTCCTCCAAAGCCAAGTCTGTTCTTCTGGGTGGATTAAAGGATCACCTTAAAACAATCAGGCGAAGTCGGCGGATTGTTTTCATTGGTTGTGGTACAAGTTATAATGCTGCTCTTGCTGCAAGACCCATCTTGGAAGAACTTTCTG GTATCCCTGTCACTATGGAAATTGCTAGTGATTTACTGGATAGGCAAGGGCCTATATACAGAGAAGATACAACAGTATTTGTCAGTCAGTCTGGTGAAACTGCTGATACATTACTCGCTTTGGAGTATGCTTTAGAAAATGGTGCATTATGTGTTGGCATAACAAATACTGTTGGCAGTGCTATAGCTAGGAATACACACTGCGGTGTTCATATAAATGCTGGTGCTGAAATAGGTGTTGCAAGTACCAAG GCATACACGAGTCAAATAGTAGTGATGGCCATGTTAGCTTTAGCTATTGGCAGCGATACAATCTCTAGTCAAGCAAGAAGAGAGGCTATCATAGATGGCCTATTTGACTTGCCAA ACAAAGTAAGAGAGGTACTTAAGCTTGATATGGAAATGAAGGATCTTGCAAAGTCATTGATTGATGAGCAGTCACTTCTTGTGTTCGGAAGAGGGTACAACTATGCGACAGCATTGGAGGGTGCTTTAAAAGTGAAAGAAGTAGCACTTATGCATAGCGAAGGGATGCTTGCGGGAGAGATGAAACATGGTCCTCTGGCACTAGTTGACGAGAACCTTCCAATCTTTGTTGTTGCTACTCGTGATGCTTGCTTTAG CAAGCAACAGTCAGTCATTCAGCAACTTCACGCTCGTAAAGGTCGCCTAATAGTGATGTGTTCAAAAGGTGATGCTGCAGCTGTATGTCCCGGGGTGTCTTGTCGGGCAATCGAAGTTCCTCAACTGGAAGATTGTCTTCAACCTGTAGTTAATATTATTCCCTTACAG TTACTGGCATATCATCTCACCGTGCTAAGGGGTTATAATGTGGATCAGCCCCGGAATCTTGCAAAGAGTGTGACGACTCAGTAA
- the LOC119999996 gene encoding uncharacterized protein LOC119999996 — MCPSFALPTTSTFSLPAFCHHRCNITLATFPLRHHHSHNHPIKLRVINESQKADQLSPDTTTERSEADKLVDGMDFGELCNEFECISSPLVESTARQLARDILELREGNPILGTYAVFVKYKDPVRSFTGREKYKRPLWVTAALDNPSVTVQEMVMLSTSVLSIKWTIKGRPKSPIASIGGDLIIRVNSQFILNQISGQVLEHEEFWDLADSSAVGQAFFWTSRRLFAAGEAGKDFADSIKNFTNLISTKEENLEIFRDLSGDPTKFFQRDDSFQRDAYQFALFLAVLYFVVQLLRATL; from the exons ATGTGTCCCTCTTTTGCTCTTCCAACCACCTCCACTTTTTCTCTCCCTGCCTTCTGCCACCACCGCTGTAACATCACTTTGGCTACCTTCCCTCTTCGCCACCACCATTCTCATAACCATCCGATCAAACTAAGAG TTATAAATGAGTCTCAAAAGGCTGATCAGTTGTCTCCTGATACTACAACTGAGAGATCGGAAGCTGATAAACTTGTGGATGGTATGGACTTTGGTGAGCTCTGCAATGAGTTTGAGTGTATCAGTAGTCCACTAGTGGAATCAACAGCTAGACAACTTGCACGTGATATCCTAGAGCTTCGTGAAGGCAATCCTATCTTAGGAACTTACGCAGTGTTTGTCAAATACAAG GATCCAGTACGAAGTTTTACTGGTCGTGAAAAATACAAGAGGCCACTGTGGGTGACTGCTGCTCTAGATAATCCCTCTGTG ACTGTGCAGGAAATGGTGATGTTGTCAACCAGTGTGTTGAGTATCAAGTGGACAATCAAAGGAAGGCCAAAATCTCCCATTGCTAGCATAGGAGGAGATCTGATAATAAGAGTGAATTCCCAGTTCATATTAAACCAGATCAGTGGACAAGTGTTAGAGCATGAAGAATTCTGGGATTTAGCAGATTCATCAGCAGTTGGTCAGGCATTCTTTTGGACATCCCGTCGATTATTTGCAGCCGGGGAAGCTGGAAAGGACTTTGCTGATTCCATTAAGAACTTCACGAACCTTATTTCAACCAAAGAAGAGAACTTGGAAATTTTCCGTGACCTCTCTGGCGATCCAACGAAG TTCTTTCAGAGGGATGACAGCTTTCAAAGAGATGCATATCAATTTGCGCTGTTTCTGGCAGtcctttattttgttgtacagtTGTTAAGGGCAACATTGTAA